One segment of bacterium DNA contains the following:
- the rpmF gene encoding 50S ribosomal protein L32, whose amino-acid sequence MPVPKKHKSHSRTHSRRSHLALKARQFSVCSHCGAPTMPHIVCSHCGYYKGKEIIDTLAKTEKKAKKRQAKARDTGKEKKEGEGESSQSLEELSKKQ is encoded by the coding sequence ATGCCCGTACCAAAAAAACATAAAAGCCATAGTCGGACCCATAGTCGCAGAAGCCATCTTGCCTTAAAAGCCAGGCAGTTTTCGGTCTGTTCTCACTGCGGAGCCCCAACCATGCCGCATATCGTTTGCTCCCATTGCGGCTATTACAAAGGAAAGGAAATCATCGATACGCTCGCCAAAACAGAGAAGAAGGCAAAGAAGCGCCAGGCCAAAGCGCGCGACACGGGAAAAGAAAAAAAAGAAGGGGAGGGCGAGTCCTCGCAGTCGCTGGAAGAGCTTTCGAAGAAACAGTAA
- a CDS encoding ribonuclease HII: protein MIRPTLAYEHRLWRDGFLHVAGIDEVGRGALAGPVVAAATVFSNGYIPKALKEVKDSKQLTETKRESLYGVITASCVSWGVGIVSHRIIDRINIANASLEAMQKAIDDLDIKPDHLLLDGHFSPSSLRKMLVCNLPHHCIVRGDQKVFSIAAASIIAKVTRDRLMRKLDRRFPNYGFARHKGYGTSLHYRALRLHGPCTIHRKTFYLGD from the coding sequence ATGATCAGGCCCACGCTTGCATATGAACATCGGCTCTGGCGCGACGGCTTTTTGCATGTCGCAGGAATTGATGAGGTGGGACGCGGAGCTCTTGCGGGTCCCGTGGTTGCCGCTGCTACCGTATTTTCCAACGGATATATTCCGAAAGCCCTCAAAGAAGTAAAAGACTCCAAACAGCTCACCGAAACAAAGCGCGAGAGCTTATATGGCGTCATCACTGCATCATGTGTTTCTTGGGGAGTCGGCATCGTTTCCCACCGCATCATTGACCGCATCAATATCGCCAACGCGTCCCTTGAGGCGATGCAAAAAGCAATAGACGATCTTGATATAAAGCCGGACCATCTGCTTCTGGATGGACATTTTTCTCCATCAAGTCTGCGCAAAATGCTTGTGTGCAATCTTCCGCATCATTGCATTGTCCGGGGGGACCAGAAGGTTTTCAGTATCGCCGCCGCATCCATTATTGCCAAGGTAACGCGCGACCGGCTCATGCGGAAACTGGACAGGAGGTTTCCGAATTACGGCTTTGCGCGGCACAAGGGATATGGCACCTCCCTTCATTATCGCGCGCTCCGCTTGCACGGACCGTGCACCATTCATAGAAAAACCTTTTATCTTGGAGACTAA
- a CDS encoding hotdog domain-containing protein: MNAGEELFTKDKDGRVVELKKFFEVFPEGENGRKMLFGGKVLEVIDELSGSLATLFVGTKGLPSIHVGHTVIFMKPIRVGESALAVSRVVFSTKKIICVHTRVFGGNTQLPGEFTKRYEGFGLCAVLDANNVMVKNLEPYTDRSEFATLGSRIIGFQRKLVKALKSIS; this comes from the coding sequence ATGAATGCAGGAGAAGAGCTCTTTACAAAAGACAAAGATGGGCGCGTAGTTGAGTTGAAAAAATTTTTCGAGGTTTTTCCCGAGGGCGAGAACGGCCGCAAGATGCTTTTCGGCGGCAAAGTACTTGAGGTGATCGACGAGTTGTCCGGAAGCCTTGCTACTTTGTTTGTGGGCACAAAGGGACTGCCGTCTATCCACGTCGGCCACACGGTGATTTTTATGAAGCCCATAAGGGTTGGCGAATCGGCGCTTGCCGTTTCCCGCGTCGTCTTTTCGACCAAGAAGATCATTTGTGTGCACACCCGGGTTTTCGGCGGGAATACGCAATTGCCCGGTGAGTTTACAAAGCGCTATGAGGGATTCGGCTTGTGCGCGGTCCTGGATGCAAACAATGTCATGGTAAAAAATCTTGAGCCATATACCGATAGGTCGGAATTTGCGACGCTTGGTTCCCGGATTATCGGATTTCAGAGAAAATTGGTCAAAGCGCTCAAGTCTATATCCTAA